One region of Pseudomonas glycinae genomic DNA includes:
- a CDS encoding LysR family transcriptional regulator, with translation MFDWNDLRFFLELQRSGRLLTAARRLNTTHATVARHIEAIEKSLGTALFVQHAQGYEMTPAGEALLKHAEAMENVALLAQEEITQSTAPLGKIRVGVTEGLGIMFLASRMIGLFERYPGLEVELVAVPRFVSILNREAEISIHLERPAADMLVTRKLTDYRLALYASRAYLDNAPPLRSREDLGRHAWIGYVDDLLFSQELMFLNSFCRNPRVVFHSTSVIAQQQAARSGLGIAVLPCYMAASDPDLVPLLPDESIERSYWISTRRELHKSVRLRVVWDYVVGLCEGERELLMGQ, from the coding sequence ATGTTCGACTGGAACGACCTGCGGTTCTTTCTCGAGTTGCAACGCAGCGGGCGCTTGCTCACTGCCGCCCGCCGCCTGAACACCACTCACGCCACCGTGGCCCGGCATATCGAGGCCATCGAAAAAAGCCTCGGCACCGCGCTCTTCGTCCAGCACGCCCAAGGCTACGAAATGACCCCGGCGGGGGAGGCGCTGCTCAAACACGCCGAAGCGATGGAAAACGTCGCGCTGCTCGCCCAGGAAGAAATCACCCAGTCCACCGCACCGCTGGGCAAGATTCGCGTCGGCGTCACGGAAGGGCTGGGGATCATGTTTTTGGCCAGCCGCATGATCGGGTTGTTCGAACGCTATCCGGGGCTGGAAGTGGAACTGGTGGCGGTACCGCGCTTCGTCAGCATCCTCAACCGCGAGGCGGAAATCAGCATTCACCTTGAACGGCCGGCGGCGGACATGCTGGTCACCCGCAAACTCACTGATTACCGGCTCGCGCTCTATGCCAGCCGCGCCTATCTCGACAACGCACCGCCGCTGCGCAGTCGCGAAGATCTCGGCCGGCACGCGTGGATCGGCTACGTCGATGATCTGCTGTTCAGTCAGGAGCTGATGTTCCTCAACAGTTTCTGTCGCAACCCTCGGGTGGTATTTCACAGCACCAGCGTGATTGCTCAGCAACAGGCGGCGCGCTCGGGGCTGGGGATTGCGGTGCTGCCTTGTTACATGGCAGCGTCGGACCCGGATCTGGTGCCGCTGTTGCCCGATGAGAGCATCGAGCGCAGCTACTGGATCAGTACGCGGCGCGAGTTGCACAAATCGGTGCGGTTGCGGGTGGTCTGGGATTACGTGGTGGGGTTGTGCGAAGGCGAGCGCGAGTTGTTGATGGGCCAGTAA